One genomic segment of Fervidobacterium pennivorans includes these proteins:
- the amrA gene encoding AmmeMemoRadiSam system protein A has translation MVGEHPYVKWAIEVIENYVKYRRIIEPYEGLPKELFERKAGCFVTLHNLDGSLRGCIGTFMPVHENLAYEIRDNAIAAATRDPRFPPVEPYELDNIIVNVDVLSPYEPVRSIAELDPKKYGIIVQKGWRRGLLLPDIEGVDTIEEQMRIAKLKAGIFDDDFEIYKFTVERYK, from the coding sequence ATGGTGGGTGAGCACCCTTATGTAAAATGGGCTATAGAAGTGATAGAAAATTACGTCAAGTACAGAAGGATTATAGAACCATACGAAGGTTTACCCAAAGAGCTTTTCGAAAGAAAGGCTGGATGTTTTGTAACTTTGCACAACTTGGATGGCTCATTAAGAGGATGTATTGGAACATTTATGCCTGTTCATGAAAACCTCGCGTATGAGATTCGTGATAACGCGATAGCAGCTGCAACTCGTGACCCAAGGTTTCCTCCTGTCGAGCCTTACGAGCTTGATAACATCATCGTTAATGTTGACGTTCTTAGCCCATATGAACCGGTGAGAAGCATCGCTGAACTTGACCCGAAAAAGTATGGAATAATCGTCCAAAAAGGATGGAGAAGAGGATTACTATTGCCAGATATAGAGGGTGTGGATACGATTGAAGAACAAATGCGTATAGCTAAACTCAAAGCAGGAATATTTGACGATGATTTTGAGATATACAAATTCACGGTTGAAAGATACAAATGA